Proteins encoded by one window of Cloeon dipterum chromosome 4, ieCloDipt1.1, whole genome shotgun sequence:
- the LOC135942817 gene encoding facilitated trehalose transporter Tret1-like isoform X1 gives MVQQVEVEVTGPNDYSKNSYKAVIAQILVVSMALVLATANGMTSGLPALLLPQLQAKNSSIPTTEEDGSWIASIHSIFTPIGALISGPIMERLGRRTALIISIFPGLIGWICIAHSESHLALLIGRSFTGLSTGLSLAPGVVIIGESAEPRLRGILVGAPSISFSLGILMIYTLNSALPWQTVSLLATVLPLVALVSLFFLPESPLWLERVGRTEEAQKAMTWLRGGSEHQARHELLLLKQQKIQNVLFEEAHPTARKSSPLLSRPVLRALIVINVFNIFLVLGGTYTIIFYAVNVLQQSSGDSISAFEIAVGTAIARVLLTTLACFLLLHVGRRPLTISSGLGSSVAALGVSAWLYWSPKLGGYEWVPTALVLAFVVFNSYGFFTIQALMLGEMLPARARGPSSGLTCALINAVIFFTSKTYPWMSRVFQPHGLFLMFGTMSLAATLVVYLFMPETKGRTLAEIEEFFSGPSLLWRNYLLNGRRESATDF, from the exons ATGGTTCAACAGGTTGAAGTGGAAGTCACAGGTCCAAATGACTACTCCAAAAATTCGTACAAGGCTGTCATCGCACAG ATACTAGTGGTCTCCATGGCATTGGTATTGGCAACAGCAAATGGAATGACTTCTGGCTTACCTGCCCTACTTTTGCCTCAACTTCAGGCTAAAAATAGCAGCATCCCTACCACGGAGGAGGATGGCTCTTGGATTG ccaGCATCCACTCGATTTTCACTCCAATTGGTGCCCTGATCAGTGGACCAATTATGGAGCGCCTGGGACGTCGTACAGCCTTGATTATCAGCATATTCCCAGGACTGATAGGCTGGATATGCATTGCGCATTCAGAATCTCACCTTGCCCTCCTCATAGGGAGGTCATTTACAGGACTGTCAACTGGCCTGTCACTGGCACCAGGAGTTGTGATTATTGGAGAAAGCGCTGAGCCCAGACTGAGAGGCATTTTAGTTG GTGCTCCTTCTATAAGTTTCTCCTTGGGAATTCTGATGATATATACCTTGAACTCGGCCCTCCCCTGGCAAACTGTGTCCCTGTTAGCAACAGTCCTGCCACTGGTAGCACTAGTGTCGCTCTTTTTCCTCCCTGAAAGTCCTTTGTGGCTGGAGCGTGTGGGACGGACTGAAGAGGCGCAAAAAGCAATGACTTGGCTAAGAGGGGGCAGCGAACATCAGGCAAGACACGAGCTCCTATTATtgaagcaacaaaaaattcaaaacgtc TTGTTTGAAGAGGCACATCCAACTGCAAGGAAAAGTTCTCCCCTGCTTTCCCGCCCAGTACTACGAGCTCTGATTGTCATCAATGTGTTCAACATTTTCCTAGTGTTGGGTGGCACTTAcactataattttttacgcCGTCAATGTGCTCCAACAATCTTCTGGTGACAGCATTTCTGCATTTGAGATCGCAGTCGGCACTGCCATAGCAAGAGTTCTCTTAACAACCCTTGCGTGCTTCCTTCTTCTACAC GTTGGCAGACGACCACTGACCATATCATCTGGATTGGGATCAAGTGTTGCTGCCCTTGGCGTGAGTGCCTGGCTGTACTGGTCACCAAAGCTGGGTGGCTATGAATGGGTACCTACTGCCTTGGTCCTCGCCTTTGTAGTTTTCAACTCGTATGGATTTTTCACAATCCAAGCTCTGATGCTTGGAGAAATGCTTCCTGCTAGGGCAAGAGGGCCTTCAAGTGGACTGACTTGTGCCCTTATTAACGCAGTTATATTCTTCACTTCTAAAACCTATCCGTGGATGAGTCGCGTTTTTCAACCTCACGGTCTCTTTCTGATGTTTGGCACAATGTCGCTGGCTGCCACGTTAGTTGTGTATCTGTTTATGCCTGAAACAAAAGGAAGAACTTTGGCAGAgattgaagaattttttagTGGCCCTTCATTGCTCTGGCGCAATTATTTGTTGAATGGACGAAGAGAAAGCGCCACTGATTTTTAG
- the LOC135942813 gene encoding uncharacterized protein LOC135942813 isoform X2, with amino-acid sequence MTEVHNFVSPFAADPADVPEVSIGQYILESLHSNSRLNSSKPWVIDAHTGVTVLFSQIEPHSKKIASGLARLGFCKDVLHFVTYETAQLYLVQIAVWRLGGAVRGCYQLENTDEYVRQLKETGARFILVDDDTEESLQKAAALLDWPVIFLSFTNLSKQNIVSIQNLLEDDGSSFPSYVDIDCRDDTILIPNTSGSTGVPKGVLHTHYSMIAFNHHPKALEHLNFDFMTPMSNYAMGSYVVSIASLLRGSTIIHLGKFHRDNYVSNMLKYKPGNCLMYPFVATWFARCHELSQVDLSFVKIITIGGGVLDPTTAELLSKRMPSAKIVRVYASTETLDISNTLQDDSPEKLVFVQHKGQLCLSSGKLLPYVEAKILDINSGVRLGGNEIGEICIRSPYLTKGYLSAESTTGVHLIKDELGWLHTGDVGFFDTAGRIFVTERLGFMFKYFMFMRLRRYFKSILVFNLLVLLVFLMKKQKTLLKRLW; translated from the exons ATGACTGAGgttcataattttgtttcacctTTTGCTGCTGATCCCGCAGATGTGCCAGAAGTTTCCATCGGCCAATACATTCTTGAGAGTTTGCACAGTAACAGTCGATTGAATAGTAGCAAACCTTGGGTG ATTGATGCGCACACAGGCGTGACAGTGCTGTTCTCGCAAATTGAGCCACACTCAAAGAAGATTGCTAGTGGTCTAGCAAGGTTGGGGTTCTGTAAGGATGTTCTTCATTTTGTCACCTATGAGACAGCCCAGCTCTATTTGGTTCAAATCGCTGTTTGGCGCTTAGGCGGAGCAGTCCGAGGCTGCTATCAGTTAGAGAACACGG ATGAATATGTTAGACAGCTGAAGGAGACTGGTGCCCGATTCATTTTAGTGGATGATGACACTGAAGAGAGCTTGCAAAAAGCTGCTGCCTTACTTGATTGGCCTGTTATATTTCTAAGCTTTActaatttatcaaaacaaaatattgtttccaTCCAAAATCTATTAGAGGACGATGGATCTT cgttCCCTAGCTATGTGGACATTGACTGCAGAGATGATACAATTCTCATCCCTAACACAAGTGGCAGCACAGGAGTGCCAAAAGGAGTTTTGCATACCCACTACTCAATGATAGCGTTTAACCATCACCCAAA GGCACTGGAGcacttgaattttgatttcatgACCCCAATGAGTAACTATGCTATGGGAAGCTATGTTGTGTCAATTGCAAGCTTGTTGAGAGGTTCAACAATAATTCATCTTGGAAAGTTCCATAGGGACAACTATGTTTCAAACATGCTGAAATATAAG CCTGGAAACTGCCTGATGTACCCATTTGTTGCCACATGGTTTGCACGATGCCATGAGTTGTCGCAAGTAGACTTGAGTTTTGTGAAGATAATTACTATTGGTGGAGGCGTTCTCGATCCAACCACAGCAGAACTGCTTTCGAAAAGGATGCCATCAGCAAAAATCGTTCGA GTTTACGCCAGTACAGAGACCCTTGATATTTCAAACACATTGCAAGATGATTCACCTGAGAAATTAGTATTTGTGCAGCATAAAG GACAGTTGTGTTTATCATCAGGAAAGCTACTTCCATATGTGGAGGCCAAG ATTTTAGATATTAATTCAGGTGTGAGGCTGGGTGGAAACGAGATTGGCGAGATCTGCATTCGATCACCATATCTGACAAAAGGATACCTCAGTGCTGAGTCTACCACA GGggtgcatttaattaaagacgAGCTTGGTTGGTTGCACACTGGTGATGTTGGATTTTTTGATACTGCAGGAAGAATTTTCGTAACGGAGCGACTAGGGTTTATGTTCAAATACTTCATGTTCATg AGATTGAGGCGGTACTTCAAGAGCATCCTGGTGTTCAATCTGTTGGTGTTGTTGGTGTTCCTAATGAAGAAACAGAAAACCTTGCTAAAGCGTTTGTGGTGA
- the LOC135942813 gene encoding uncharacterized protein LOC135942813 isoform X1 has product MTEVHNFVSPFAADPADVPEVSIGQYILESLHSNSRLNSSKPWVIDAHTGVTVLFSQIEPHSKKIASGLARLGFCKDVLHFVTYETAQLYLVQIAVWRLGGAVRGCYQLENTDEYVRQLKETGARFILVDDDTEESLQKAAALLDWPVIFLSFTNLSKQNIVSIQNLLEDDGSSFPSYVDIDCRDDTILIPNTSGSTGVPKGVLHTHYSMIAFNHHPKALEHLNFDFMTPMSNYAMGSYVVSIASLLRGSTIIHLGKFHRDNYVSNMLKYKPGNCLMYPFVATWFARCHELSQVDLSFVKIITIGGGVLDPTTAELLSKRMPSAKIVRVYASTETLDISNTLQDDSPEKLVFVQHKGQLCLSSGKLLPYVEAKILDINSGVRLGGNEIGEICIRSPYLTKGYLSAESTTGVHLIKDELGWLHTGDVGFFDTAGRIFVTERLGFMFKYFMFMVSPTEIEAVLQEHPGVQSVGVVGVPNEETENLAKAFVVRQPGVEVSALELCKLVESRLPNYKYLHGGVEFIEQLPESKGNKLDRIALKQLALQKRYLS; this is encoded by the exons ATGACTGAGgttcataattttgtttcacctTTTGCTGCTGATCCCGCAGATGTGCCAGAAGTTTCCATCGGCCAATACATTCTTGAGAGTTTGCACAGTAACAGTCGATTGAATAGTAGCAAACCTTGGGTG ATTGATGCGCACACAGGCGTGACAGTGCTGTTCTCGCAAATTGAGCCACACTCAAAGAAGATTGCTAGTGGTCTAGCAAGGTTGGGGTTCTGTAAGGATGTTCTTCATTTTGTCACCTATGAGACAGCCCAGCTCTATTTGGTTCAAATCGCTGTTTGGCGCTTAGGCGGAGCAGTCCGAGGCTGCTATCAGTTAGAGAACACGG ATGAATATGTTAGACAGCTGAAGGAGACTGGTGCCCGATTCATTTTAGTGGATGATGACACTGAAGAGAGCTTGCAAAAAGCTGCTGCCTTACTTGATTGGCCTGTTATATTTCTAAGCTTTActaatttatcaaaacaaaatattgtttccaTCCAAAATCTATTAGAGGACGATGGATCTT cgttCCCTAGCTATGTGGACATTGACTGCAGAGATGATACAATTCTCATCCCTAACACAAGTGGCAGCACAGGAGTGCCAAAAGGAGTTTTGCATACCCACTACTCAATGATAGCGTTTAACCATCACCCAAA GGCACTGGAGcacttgaattttgatttcatgACCCCAATGAGTAACTATGCTATGGGAAGCTATGTTGTGTCAATTGCAAGCTTGTTGAGAGGTTCAACAATAATTCATCTTGGAAAGTTCCATAGGGACAACTATGTTTCAAACATGCTGAAATATAAG CCTGGAAACTGCCTGATGTACCCATTTGTTGCCACATGGTTTGCACGATGCCATGAGTTGTCGCAAGTAGACTTGAGTTTTGTGAAGATAATTACTATTGGTGGAGGCGTTCTCGATCCAACCACAGCAGAACTGCTTTCGAAAAGGATGCCATCAGCAAAAATCGTTCGA GTTTACGCCAGTACAGAGACCCTTGATATTTCAAACACATTGCAAGATGATTCACCTGAGAAATTAGTATTTGTGCAGCATAAAG GACAGTTGTGTTTATCATCAGGAAAGCTACTTCCATATGTGGAGGCCAAG ATTTTAGATATTAATTCAGGTGTGAGGCTGGGTGGAAACGAGATTGGCGAGATCTGCATTCGATCACCATATCTGACAAAAGGATACCTCAGTGCTGAGTCTACCACA GGggtgcatttaattaaagacgAGCTTGGTTGGTTGCACACTGGTGATGTTGGATTTTTTGATACTGCAGGAAGAATTTTCGTAACGGAGCGACTAGGGTTTATGTTCAAATACTTCATGTTCATg gTTTCGCCAACAGAGATTGAGGCGGTACTTCAAGAGCATCCTGGTGTTCAATCTGTTGGTGTTGTTGGTGTTCCTAATGAAGAAACAGAAAACCTTGCTAAAGCGTTTGTGGTGAGGCAACCTGGAGTTGAAGTCAGTGCCTTAGAATTGTGCAAATTAGTTGAAAGCAGGCTGcctaattataaatatttgcatggGGGTGTCGAGTTCATAGAGCAGCTCCCAGAGAGCAAAGGAAACAAGCTTGACAGAATAGCTTTGAAGCAGCTTGCTCTGCAAAAAAGGTatttgtcttaa
- the LOC135942812 gene encoding WD repeat-containing protein 46 — protein MKAEKRAKKPKGGDKIKKRFVDDSLVDEPKIKMKRRKFQPDRNLETKTLLKFAHAKTSDGMKKSQLSATKKNAEDEEKEAEDKPLLQPPEVESKKLEKYSRGEGIRVRSFKSKTFKRRIANKEKKIQFSAEEAARNEILMTETTGFLESEGYEETSKIRQKQIIKAVDVTSATKHFELNLEFGPYRIDYTRNGRHLLLGGRQGHVAAFDWVSKKLMCEINVMEDVLDLKWLHTENMFATAQKEWVFIYDNEGTEIHCVKQMHKILRLEYLPYHFLLASASETGHLNWLDVSVGKTIAGFQTRMGRLTHMAQNNYNGTIALGHPTGVVTLWSPMVKEPLAKMLCQKTAIMSMAIDPAGKYIASCGMDRNINIWDIRAMKPMQSYRVTGVPTSLSISQRGCLAAGNGDIVQLYKDCITVPAEGPYMTFKCKQWTVRQVQFCPYEDVLGIGAERGFSSILVPGSGEPNFDSYEHNPFRTKAQRKEAEVKALLEKVPAELITLDPLAITEVDIPSLHDKLEAQKKLLYMRPPKIDFNPRRKNKKGGGIQAAKTRQILREEAKKDFIKLIKKNKTDMLVPVGGNKVQQHAEPPSVLDRFKAKPKKKNQIAI, from the exons ATGAAAGCCGAGAAGCGGGCAAAGAAGCCAAAGGGTGGCGACAAAATAAAGAAGAGGTTCGTCGACGATAGTCTGGTGGATGaaccgaaaattaaaatgaagcgGAGGAAATTCCAACCAGACAGAAACTTGGAGACGAAAACGCTGTTGAAGTTCGCCCATGCAAAGACCTCAGATGGTATGAAGAAAAGTCAACTTAGTGCAACGAAGAAAAATGCTGAAGACGAAGAAAAAGAAGCGGAGGATAAGCCACTCTTGCAGCCTCCGGAGGTGGAGTCGAAGAAACTGGAGAAATACTCCAGAGGAGAAGGTATCCGAGTAAGGAGCTTTAAGTCCAAAACTTTCAAGAGGAGAATTGCgaacaaagaaaagaaaatacagtTTTCCGCTGAAGAAGCTGCTAGGAATGAAATCCTGATGACCGAAACTACAGG ATTTCTTGAGTCTGAGGGCTACGAAGAAACTTCTAAAATCAGACAAAAACAAATCATAAAAGCTGTGGATGTAACAAGCGCCACAAAGCATTTTGAGCTCAACCTTGAGTTTGGACCGTACCG AATCGACTACACAAGAAACGGACGACACTTGTTGCTGGGAGGTCGCCAAGGTCACGTCGCTGCGTTCGACTGGGTCTCCAAGAAGCTTATGTGTGAAATCAATGTGATGGAAGACGTCTTGGATCTAAA GTGGCTCCATACAGAGAATATGTTCGCCACTGCTCAAAAAGAGTGGGTCTTTATTTATGACAATGAAGGCACCGAAATCCACTGCGTTAAACAAATGCACAAAATTCTCAGGCTGGAGTACCTGCCCTACCACTTTTTGCTTGCCTCTGCT TCGGAAACGGGTCACTTGAACTGGCTAGATGTGTCTGTTGGAAAAACTATTGCTGGATTCCAAACCCGAATGGGCAGACTGACACACATGGCACAAAACAACTACAATGGCACCATTGCGCTTGGGCATCCAACAGGAGTCGTCACCCTGTGGAGTCCAATGGTGAAAGAGCCGCTGGCCAAAATGTTGTGCCAGAAAACTGCCATTATGTCGATGGCCATAGATCCTGCTGGCAAGTACATTGCCAGTTGCGGCATGGACCGCAACATAAACATCTGGGACATCAGGGCGATGAAACCAATGCAGAGCTACCGAGTTACCGGAGTTCCAACATCACTTTCCATCAGCCAAAGAGGATGTCTTGCAGCTGGTAACGGGGACATTGTTCAG TTATACAAGGATTGCATCACAGTTCCTGCGGAGGGACCATACATGACTTTCAAATGCAAGCAGTGGACTGTCAGGCAAGTCCAATTTTGCCCGTATGAAGACGTCCTCGGCATAGGCGCTGAAAGAGGCTTCTCAAGCATTCTTGTGCCTG GCTCGGGAGAACCCAACTTTGACTCGTACGAACACAACCCATTCAGGACTAAAGCTCAGCGAAAGGAAGCTGAGGTGAAAGCTTTGCTGGAGAAGGTTCCTGCAGAGTTGATTACGCTGGACCCTCTGGCCATCACTGAAGTGGACATCCCATCCCTGCACGATAAACTGGAGGCTCAGAAGAAGCTTTTG TACATGAGGCCACCTAAGATCGATTTCAACCCTAGAAGAAAGAACAAGAAAGGAGGGGGTATTCAGGCTGCAAAGACAAGACAAATTCTTCGAGAGGAAGCCAAAAAG GACTTCATCAAGCTTATTAAGAAGAATAAAACAGACATGCTTGTGCCTGTTGGAGGAAATAAGGTACAGCAACATGCTGAACCTCCTAGTGTGTTAGATAGGTTCAAAGCTAAgcctaaaaagaaaaatcagattgctatttga
- the LOC135942818 gene encoding pantetheinase-like, protein MLSYTLPALMTIFAIVLYLFYVAPVPPTQEIQKVKLKSMTTNSFYAAVVEFSPKGALHNITHNAVEENLREYQKFTEQAKSLGADIIVFPEYGLTTIEPYNKHSLALELSQFVPDPDGLKISPCDLETNELDLRVVHKLSCLAKQNRIYLVANLIQKVIDKSEMLLFNTNVVFDRNGKVIARYRKFHLFGEIALNHTDIPDITTFITDFGVTFGVITCFDLMFRSPTVDLVRKFNVDAVVFPTAWFSELPFLTASQAQAAWAAGMKVSLLASGINNPKDGSTGTGVYQPGAFHTVMLSSSGSKLLVSKVGGSQEQSSVETSCGFKTLSENLTSYSIAALSLAGGQPRSETLCNSGFCCHVHFQLELGVEKSDDVRYSMLVLSDERLHAGQYKSKMQVCAIVACSGPEKHNCADDFSKSTFSKRVTFKYLTIEAKFSNDQVLPNTLSALNCGPLKPAYYYFTRDIGNHYSLKYIGNETGLHTFGLYSHGF, encoded by the exons ATGTTATCTTACACTTTACCTGCTCTTATGACTATTTTCGCAATTGTCCtatatttgttttatgttGCTCCAGTCCCACCCACTCAg GAAATTCAGAAAGTTAAGCTAAAATCCATGACAACTAATAGCTTCTATGCTGCTGTGGTTGAATTCTCTCCTAAAGGCGCGCTTCACAATATTACCCATAATGCagttgaagaaaatttaagagaGTACCAGAAGTTCACTGAGCAGGCAAAGAGTCTG GGCGCTGATATCATAGTGTTTCCTGAATATGGTTTGACCACCATTGAACCGTACAATAAGCACAGTTTAGCTTTGGAGTTGAGCCAGTTTGTCCCTGACCCAGatggattaaaaatctctcCGTGTGATTTGGAAACCAATGAACTTGACCTCAGAGTTGTGCATAAATTGTCTTGCTTGGCCAAGCAGAATCGAATTTATTTAGTAGCGAATTTGATCCAAAAAGTTATAGACAAATCAGAAATGTTGCTGTTTAACACAAATGTCGTATTTGACAGAAACGGAAAAGTAATTGCAAG GTATAGAAAGTTCCACTTATTCGGTGAAATAGCTTTGAATCATACTGATATCCCAGACATCACAACTTTTATCACCGACTTTGGAGTGACCTTTGGCGTTATCACTTGTTTTGACTTGATGTTTCGCTCTCCGACTGTGGATTTAGTTCGCAAGTTCAATGTTGATGCTGTTGTGTTTCCAACAGCATGGTTCTCAGAGTTGCCGTTTTTAACTG CCAGCCAGGCCCAAGCCGCGTGGGCTGCCGGCATGAAAGTCAGCCTTCTAGCCTCCGGAATAAACAACCCAAAAGACGGCAGCACAGGAACTGGAGTATACCAACCCGGTGCTTTTCACACAGTTATGCTGTCATCAAGTGGGAGCAAACTTTTGGTGTCGAAAGTTGGAGGCAGTCAAGAGCAGAGTTCAGTAGAGACCAGCTGTGGCTTTAAAACGCTCTCAGAAAACCTAACTAGTTATAGCATAGCTGCTCTCTCACTAGCTGGAGGGCAACCACGAAGTGAAACACTTTGTAACTCGGGATTCTGTTGTCATGTTCACTTTCAATTGGAACTTGGCGTGGAAAAGTCTGATGATGTGCGTTACAGCATGCTGGTGTTAAGTGACGAACGGCTTCACGCTGGTcaatataaaagtaaaatgcaAGTTTGCGCTATTGTAGCATGCTCTGGTCCTGAGAAACATAACTGCGCAGATGATTTTAGCAAGTCCACATTTTCTAAGAGAGTgacattcaaatatttgactATAGAAGCGAAATTCTCAAATGATCAGGTCTTGCCAAACACGTTAAGTGCTCTCAATTGTGGGCCATTAAAACctgcatattattattttactcgaGATATTGGAAATCATTATTCTTTGAAGTATATTGGTAATGAAACAGGTCTTCACACTTTTGGGTTGTATAGCCACGGCTTTTGA
- the LOC135942817 gene encoding facilitated trehalose transporter Tret1-like isoform X2, translating into MERLGRRTALIISIFPGLIGWICIAHSESHLALLIGRSFTGLSTGLSLAPGVVIIGESAEPRLRGILVGAPSISFSLGILMIYTLNSALPWQTVSLLATVLPLVALVSLFFLPESPLWLERVGRTEEAQKAMTWLRGGSEHQARHELLLLKQQKIQNVLFEEAHPTARKSSPLLSRPVLRALIVINVFNIFLVLGGTYTIIFYAVNVLQQSSGDSISAFEIAVGTAIARVLLTTLACFLLLHVGRRPLTISSGLGSSVAALGVSAWLYWSPKLGGYEWVPTALVLAFVVFNSYGFFTIQALMLGEMLPARARGPSSGLTCALINAVIFFTSKTYPWMSRVFQPHGLFLMFGTMSLAATLVVYLFMPETKGRTLAEIEEFFSGPSLLWRNYLLNGRRESATDF; encoded by the exons ATGGAGCGCCTGGGACGTCGTACAGCCTTGATTATCAGCATATTCCCAGGACTGATAGGCTGGATATGCATTGCGCATTCAGAATCTCACCTTGCCCTCCTCATAGGGAGGTCATTTACAGGACTGTCAACTGGCCTGTCACTGGCACCAGGAGTTGTGATTATTGGAGAAAGCGCTGAGCCCAGACTGAGAGGCATTTTAGTTG GTGCTCCTTCTATAAGTTTCTCCTTGGGAATTCTGATGATATATACCTTGAACTCGGCCCTCCCCTGGCAAACTGTGTCCCTGTTAGCAACAGTCCTGCCACTGGTAGCACTAGTGTCGCTCTTTTTCCTCCCTGAAAGTCCTTTGTGGCTGGAGCGTGTGGGACGGACTGAAGAGGCGCAAAAAGCAATGACTTGGCTAAGAGGGGGCAGCGAACATCAGGCAAGACACGAGCTCCTATTATtgaagcaacaaaaaattcaaaacgtc TTGTTTGAAGAGGCACATCCAACTGCAAGGAAAAGTTCTCCCCTGCTTTCCCGCCCAGTACTACGAGCTCTGATTGTCATCAATGTGTTCAACATTTTCCTAGTGTTGGGTGGCACTTAcactataattttttacgcCGTCAATGTGCTCCAACAATCTTCTGGTGACAGCATTTCTGCATTTGAGATCGCAGTCGGCACTGCCATAGCAAGAGTTCTCTTAACAACCCTTGCGTGCTTCCTTCTTCTACAC GTTGGCAGACGACCACTGACCATATCATCTGGATTGGGATCAAGTGTTGCTGCCCTTGGCGTGAGTGCCTGGCTGTACTGGTCACCAAAGCTGGGTGGCTATGAATGGGTACCTACTGCCTTGGTCCTCGCCTTTGTAGTTTTCAACTCGTATGGATTTTTCACAATCCAAGCTCTGATGCTTGGAGAAATGCTTCCTGCTAGGGCAAGAGGGCCTTCAAGTGGACTGACTTGTGCCCTTATTAACGCAGTTATATTCTTCACTTCTAAAACCTATCCGTGGATGAGTCGCGTTTTTCAACCTCACGGTCTCTTTCTGATGTTTGGCACAATGTCGCTGGCTGCCACGTTAGTTGTGTATCTGTTTATGCCTGAAACAAAAGGAAGAACTTTGGCAGAgattgaagaattttttagTGGCCCTTCATTGCTCTGGCGCAATTATTTGTTGAATGGACGAAGAGAAAGCGCCACTGATTTTTAG